The window CTAGAGGCTGTGGTGGCGTTCGCCGAGCGAGTCCTTACCAACCCATCGGGCCTTTGGAGTCGAGCGGCACTCGCAAACAAGCAGCGGTTGCAAAAGCTCTACTTCCCGGCTGGTTTAACGCTCACGAGTGCGAAGACACTTGGAACCGTGGCAGCCGCCTCTGTCTTTAGTGAGTTAGCCGAGTTAGCTGCCCAAGAATCAATGATGGCGTCCCCAGCGGGATTCGAACCCGCGTTACCGCCGTGAAAGGGCGATGTCCTAGGCCGGGCTAGACGATGGGGACGCTTTTCGGCAACTGAAGGCAGGACGAACAGCTTCATCCGCAAGCGCTGGACGAACACTTGATGGTAACAGCGGCGATTCCGGAGTGTCAAAACGCGACGCTTCCCGGCCTATACTGCGGATATGGCCCGCGGCTGGGAAAGTAAATCCGTCGAAGCGCAGCAAGAGGAAGCCATCGCGGAGAGCGGCAATCCGGTGGGACAGCTCACGCCCGAGCAGCTCGCCGTCCGCCGCCGGCGCGAGGAATTGGGGCTGATCCGCAAGAAGGTCGAGCATGACCTGGCGGCGGCCACCAACCCGCGGTATCGCCAGATGCTGGAACAGGCGCTCGCTGACCTTGATGGCCAGCTGCAAGCATTAGAAGCGTGAAAGCGTCAGCGCAAAGCGTCAGGTGCGAATCCCTAGAGCGAAGGCGCGAGAGCGAATCCCTAGAGCGAGTCTTTAGAGCGAAGCCAAGGCGCTCTTCTCGTCGGCATGGATCTCGAGCACGCGGTCGAGGCGCGTCACCTTGAAAGCCTGCAGCACGGTTTTCGTGGCGGCCACGATCTTCAGCTTGCCGCCCGCCGCGTTGACCGCCGAATGGCAGCGGATCAGGCTCCCGATGCCGGAAGAATCCACCATCGGCACCGCCGCCAGGTTCACCACGATGTCCTTCGCGCCGCCGGCGAGCGCGTCTGTCCACTTGCTGCGGAAGTCATCGACTGCGGCGCCGAGCGAGAGTTTTCCGTCTAACTCGAGGATGGCGGCGGTCCCTTCCTTGCGGACTTTGGAAGCCATAGTTTTTTCCTGAAAAGGTCCCGCAAACCATACCATTTTCTGCGGGATTTTCAATGCCTGCGTGGCGCCGCTCCCAAGATTTACACCCCTACGATTTACAATCGCTACGAGCGAATAAGCGATGGCCGATTCCCTTTATCTCAGCCTCTGGTTCCCGCGCTTCCAGCCGGAAGACATGCTCGCGCGCACGCGTTGCGTGCTCGAACAGTTCGCTTTCTCGTCGCAACGTCCCGGCATTACGCACGTGGAAGCGCACGGCATCGCGTGGAATGAGGCGGTGGTCTTCGAGGAGCGCTTCAAGCCGGGCGTCGCGCCGGCGGCCGCGCTCGAAGTGCTGCGCGAGTTTGCCCAGCCCGACTATGGCTGGATCCTCGAGGCCTGGTGGGACCTGTGGACGCCCCGCGGTGAGGCCGATCCTGACGATCCTGAAGCCCACTGGAACGATCAGCCGATGGCAGTGACCTTCCTGGTGAACGGCACCGAGTTCCACGGTGGCGCGCATGAAGAAGAAGGACACATTCGGGTAGACTTCGGGCTCGATACCGCCTTCCTGCACGAAGACGAACAGTACACGCCGGACCTCGAAGCGCGCGTGCGCGTGAACGTGGCCAAGCTGATCGCCTTCACCCTGGCGGTGGAGAAGAACTGCCAGCTCGCGAGCCGGCTGCTGTGGTCGGAATCGGAAGAGACCATCGTGCAGAAATTGATTGCCCGCCTGCAGAAGGTCCAGTAGCTACTTCGTCGCGCCGCCTTCCAGTCCCAGTTTCTCCCGCGCCGCTGCCTGCGCCGCGGCCAGGCGCGCCGTCAGCACGCGATACGGCGAACAAGAGACGTAGTCCAGCCCGATGTGGTGGCAGAACTCCACCGACGACGGTTCGCCGCCATGCTCGCCGCAGATGCCGACCTTGAGCTTCTCGCGCGTCTTGCGTCCGCCGACGGTGGCGCGTTGCACCAGCTTGCCCACGCCCTCCTGGTCGAGGACGGCGAACGGATCCTGCTTCAGGATCCCATTCGCGAGGTAGACGGGCAGGAACTTGTTGATGTCGTCGCGCGAGAATCCGAACGTGGTCTGTGTCAGGTCGTTGGTGCCGAAGCTGAAGAACTCGGCTTCGGCGGCGATCTCTTCCGCGCACATCGCGGCGCGCGGCAGCTCGATCATCGTGCCGACCATGTAATCCACGCGGCGCTCCTTCTCGCGGAAGACCTCTTCCGCCACGCGCCGGATGATCGCTGCCTGGTCCTGCATCTCTTTCACCGTGGAGACCAGCGGCACCATGACCTCAGGCGCGACCTTCACGCCTTCTTTCGCCACCTGCACCGCGGCCTCGAAGATAGCGCGCGTCTGCATCTCGGAGATCTCCGGATACGTTACGCCCAGCCGGCACCCGCGATGCCCGAGCATGGGATTGATCTCGTGCAGCTCTTCCACCCGCTTCAACACCGCCTTCAACTCTTTCAGCTTCGGGGATTTCGGTTTGGTGAGCTCGAGCTTGGCGACCTCGACCATGAGTTCCTCGCGGCGCGGCAGGAACTCGTGCAGCGGCGGATCGAGCAGGCGGATGGTGACCGGGAATCCGTCCATGGCGCGGAAGACGCCGGCAAAATCCTCGCGCTGCATGGGTAGCAGCTTGCGCAGCGCCACGCGGCGCTCTTTCTCGGTGTACGCCATGATCATGGCGCGCATGTGCGCGATGCGATCGGTCTCGAAGAACATGTGCTCGGTGCGGCACAGGCCGATGCCCTCGGCGCCAAAGCTGCGCGCCTTGATGGCGTCGCGCGGGATGTCCGCATTGGCGCGCACCCGCATGCGGCGGAACGGCTCTGCCCACTTCATGATGGTCTGCAGGTCGTCGTCGTCTGCCGAGGCCTCGATCAGCCGGACTTTGCCGGCGATCACGCGGCCGGTGGTGCCGTCGAGCGAGATCCAGTCGCCGGCTTTGAACACGCGGCCCTTCACGCGCATTTCTTTCGCTTTGTCGTCCACACCCAACTCGCCGGCGCCGGCGACGCAACACTTGCCCATACCGCGCGTCACCACGGCAGCGTGGCTCGTCATGCCGCCGCGCGAGGTGAGGATGCCGACCGCAACCTCCATGCCGTGGATATCCTCCGGCG of the Acidobacteriota bacterium genome contains:
- a CDS encoding STAS domain-containing protein → MASKVRKEGTAAILELDGKLSLGAAVDDFRSKWTDALAGGAKDIVVNLAAVPMVDSSGIGSLIRCHSAVNAAGGKLKIVAATKTVLQAFKVTRLDRVLEIHADEKSALASL
- the ppdK gene encoding pyruvate, phosphate dikinase, whose amino-acid sequence is MKAELGGKGAGLAEMTNAGLPVPPGFTIQTEACREFMRNGSTSADVEQQAAEALARLEKLQGQKLGQGENPLLVSVRSGAKFSMPGMMDTILNLGLNDESVLALAKRSNNPRFAYDSYRRLIQMFGAVVLEIPKRAFDEVFDAKKKQKHAKLDTDLDAKALKEVAEEFKKVVKKHAKRDFPQAPLEQLAMARDAVFSSWLNDRAKTYRRINNISDELGTAVTVQGMVFGNLGNTSGTGVGFTRNPSNGAREFYGEFLMNAQGEDVVAGTRTPLHISELKKAMPVVYDLLREITSRLEQHYKDMQDFEFTIQDSKLYMLQTRNGKRTGRAAARVAIDMVNEDLITREEAIFRVDPNQLYDFLVPKVDEKLSHLDVLTIGLPASPGAAVGQIVFTADDAVEKAGPNKKNPVILVRSETTPEDIHGMEVAVGILTSRGGMTSHAAVVTRGMGKCCVAGAGELGVDDKAKEMRVKGRVFKAGDWISLDGTTGRVIAGKVRLIEASADDDDLQTIMKWAEPFRRMRVRANADIPRDAIKARSFGAEGIGLCRTEHMFFETDRIAHMRAMIMAYTEKERRVALRKLLPMQREDFAGVFRAMDGFPVTIRLLDPPLHEFLPRREELMVEVAKLELTKPKSPKLKELKAVLKRVEELHEINPMLGHRGCRLGVTYPEISEMQTRAIFEAAVQVAKEGVKVAPEVMVPLVSTVKEMQDQAAIIRRVAEEVFREKERRVDYMVGTMIELPRAAMCAEEIAAEAEFFSFGTNDLTQTTFGFSRDDINKFLPVYLANGILKQDPFAVLDQEGVGKLVQRATVGGRKTREKLKVGICGEHGGEPSSVEFCHHIGLDYVSCSPYRVLTARLAAAQAAAREKLGLEGGATK